The following coding sequences are from one Microbulbifer sp. TB1203 window:
- a CDS encoding serine hydrolase domain-containing protein — translation MEIHGFCAPGFESLYDTFAENFRDCGDTGAAFAVRQHGELIVSLWAGSADREGREPYTEDTLANVFSSSKGVLALLALQQVAACELDLDRPVADYWPEFAAAGKEAVTPRQLLCHRAGLIAFREKVADDLIYDWAAACSQVAATEPWWTPGTRQGYSPFLFGWSLGGLLERATGLSLTELYRHGLAEPLDLDGGFGALGHRSTRIADVGPLKKPLPELRENAVGRAIKEERGGPVAMAFTNPVSLMMGTNSREWRGAVIPAANGHFSARDLAAIYGDLALDAPNCLPAELVREAGREQSRGRDAILRAEVSFGAGFILRGSSADLRFGGPRGFGHPGAGGSVGFADPERELGCGYVTTRLGQSLFMDRRSANLVEQLYGIL, via the coding sequence ATGGAAATCCACGGCTTCTGCGCCCCCGGTTTCGAATCCCTCTACGACACCTTTGCCGAGAACTTCCGCGATTGCGGCGATACCGGCGCAGCTTTCGCGGTGCGTCAGCACGGCGAACTGATCGTCTCTCTGTGGGCGGGCAGCGCGGACCGCGAGGGGCGGGAACCCTACACAGAGGACACCCTGGCCAATGTGTTCTCCTCCTCCAAGGGCGTACTGGCGCTGTTGGCGCTGCAGCAGGTGGCCGCCTGCGAGCTGGACCTGGACCGCCCGGTAGCGGATTACTGGCCGGAATTTGCCGCCGCCGGCAAAGAGGCGGTCACCCCTCGACAGCTGTTGTGCCACCGTGCCGGACTGATCGCCTTTCGCGAAAAGGTCGCAGATGATCTCATTTACGACTGGGCTGCCGCCTGCTCCCAGGTGGCAGCCACCGAACCCTGGTGGACGCCGGGCACCCGTCAGGGCTATTCCCCGTTCCTGTTCGGCTGGAGCTTGGGCGGGCTGCTGGAGCGGGCAACCGGGCTATCTCTGACGGAACTCTACCGTCACGGATTGGCTGAACCGCTGGACCTGGATGGCGGATTCGGTGCTCTGGGCCACAGGTCCACTCGGATCGCGGATGTCGGTCCCCTCAAAAAGCCATTGCCGGAACTGCGTGAAAACGCGGTGGGCCGGGCCATAAAAGAGGAACGTGGAGGCCCCGTGGCCATGGCGTTTACCAATCCGGTGAGCCTGATGATGGGTACCAACAGCCGGGAGTGGCGCGGCGCGGTGATTCCCGCGGCCAACGGTCATTTCAGCGCGCGGGATCTCGCCGCCATCTACGGCGACCTGGCGCTGGACGCTCCCAACTGCCTGCCAGCGGAACTGGTGCGCGAGGCCGGGCGCGAACAGAGCCGCGGACGTGATGCCATACTGCGGGCGGAAGTGAGTTTCGGCGCGGGCTTTATCCTGCGAGGCAGTTCCGCCGACCTGCGCTTTGGCGGTCCCCGGGGTTTCGGTCATCCGGGGGCCGGGGGCAGTGTGGGTTTTGCCGATCCGGAGAGGGAGCTCGGCTGCGGCTATGTCACCACCCGTTTGGGCCAGAGCCTGTTTATGGACCGGCGCTCGGCGAACCTGGTGGAACAACTGTATGGGATTTTGTGA